Proteins from one Streptomyces roseifaciens genomic window:
- a CDS encoding roadblock/LC7 domain-containing protein, which produces MLDEVVKMPEARHAILLSSDGMLRARSQGIERDEAERQAAALSGLQSISRSTSEFCAHQAQQDNPWRQTLVEFAHGYVFLIAAGPGAYLAVSATEHVDMEAVTYRMQKLVDRLGKELTSPPRAGNAGNPGIGGNWQGSGAPA; this is translated from the coding sequence ATGCTGGACGAGGTCGTCAAGATGCCCGAAGCCCGGCACGCCATCCTCCTGTCCTCGGACGGCATGCTGCGCGCCCGCTCCCAGGGCATCGAGCGCGACGAGGCCGAGCGCCAGGCCGCGGCCCTCTCGGGCCTGCAGTCGATCAGCCGCTCGACCTCCGAGTTCTGCGCCCACCAGGCGCAGCAGGACAACCCGTGGCGGCAGACGCTCGTCGAGTTCGCCCACGGCTACGTCTTCCTCATCGCCGCGGGGCCCGGCGCCTACCTCGCCGTCTCCGCCACCGAGCACGTCGACATGGAAGCGGTCACGTACCGCATGCAGAAGCTCGTCGACCGGCTCGGCAAGGAGCTGACCAGCCCGCCCCGCGCGGGCAACGCGGGCAACCCGGGCATCGGGGGCAACTGGCAGGGCTCGGGCGCCCCGGCATGA